GTTAATAAATACTTATCGGCATAAGAGTAAATTAACCTGCCGTAGTACGACTGCAGCTTGTTCTCATCCAAACTGTACGCATAGTTTGGCGTACTGTTGGGTGTTTGTGCGCCATCATAGAAATAGCCAGGGTAATTGAAAACGGTTACCGCAACATCCTGATAAGAGTAGCCAGCAATTACGTTGATGTGGCTGTTGATGCTTTTAATCTGTTTATCATAACTCAGGTAACCCTCAAACAGCTTGTTGGCGCTGGTTTGTTTATAGATGCTCCGTTTACCGCCATGGTAAACTTTATTAGAATCAAGGTATGATTTTCTGTAGTTAGTGGCCGAGCTGTCAGAAATGTTATCATGCCCCTGTCCCCTGGTGCCGTCATAAGCAAAGTTCACGTTGGCATGCAAGTCAGGCAGGAAGTGGAAACGGTAATCCAATTGCAGGTTGCTGATCAATCGGTAAACATCGCTGCGGTTATCTTCCTGGTTAAGCAGGCCAACCGGGTTTTTAGGCGTATTCAGTTTCAGGTAAGTTGGCGAATTATTAGGGTCCAGCCATTGCCAGTAGCCACCGTAGTTGCTGTTTCCCGAGTAAACCGGCACCGTTGGGTTCATAAATACGGCACTGCTGATGGCGCTCTCATTAGCAAAACGCTGATGAACGTGCGCGCCGCTGGCATTAAAATTAATTTTCAGGTGTTTATCAAATAAGCTTGGGCTCAGGTTAATATTAGCGGTATTTCTTTGTAACGAGCTGGTTTTCAGAATACCGTTCTGATCGGTAAAACCAACAGAAACACGATACGGCAGTATACCGGTGGTACCAGAAACACCCACGTTATCATCTGTACTATAAGCGGTTTGATAGATCTCTTTTTGCCAGTCGGTATTGGCGTTGCCTAAAAATTTGGTGTAAAAGCCAGAACTATCATGTGCCGCCACAAACGAGCGGAACTGGCTTGCGCTCAATACGCTGGCCTCTTTAGGAAGCTTAGACATTGAAGCCTGTGCACTGAACGTGATAACCGGCTTGCCAGACTGTCCCTTTTTTGTGGTGATAATGATTACACCGTTGGAGGCACGGTTACCGTAAATAGCAGCGGCCGACGCATCCTTCAGGATAGAGAATGATTCGATATCGTTAGGATTGATCAAACTCAGCGGATCTGCCACGCCTGAAATTCTTGAAGTACCGTCAGGGTTACGCGTGTTATCAATCGGCACGCCATCAATAACAATTAACGGATTGTTGCTGCCGCTAATAGAAGCCCCTCCCCTGATGCGAATGGTGCTACCAGAACCCGGCGCGCCACTGTTAGAGATAATAGATACGCCTGGTACCTTACCCTGAATCAGTTGCTCAGGTGTTGTATTGGCGCCCTGGTTAAAATCTTTGGCTGTTACGTTGGCAACAGAACCGGTCAGATCGGTTTTTCTAACGGTACCGTAACCAATTACCACAATCTCGTTCAGTGCTTTTGATGCCGGCTGCAGATCAAAATCTACCGCCACGGTGGCACCACTCAGTGTAACTGATTTAGTTAGCGAATTATAACTTATAAAGCTGGCCACCAGATTGTAGGTACCGCGTTTTACATTGCTTATTCTAAAAACGCCGTTTGCATCTGTAGTAGTACCAATGGTGCTACCCTGCAAAACAACCGTTGCCCCGGGTAAAGGCTGCTGATGCTCGTCAACTACCTTACCGGTAATGCTTCCGGTTTGCGCAAATGTCAGTCCCGACATGAGCAGCAAAGCGAAAAGAAGCATGCATTTTTGTAAAATTTTATTTCTCATTGAGTTATATAATTTGGTTTATATCGTTTAGTGTATCCTAAGTTTGGTGTGAAATAATGGTGTTATTTCAGGTTGGGTAGAGTTTGTTCATACGCAGTTTTAATTAGTCAGGTTTCTATTTTCTTAAAGCTGCAACGGCAAAAGCTTAGCGAATAATAGGGCCGTTCATCCCTGTCCTCACGTTGGGGATAATTTGCCGGTTTCAGCATTTTGCTTTATGCGCTTTTAAGAAAGTATTTAATTGGTTTATAAGTCATGGTTGTGCACTGGCAGACATCCGTCTTCTGTAACAGAACCGTGACGATACAAATTAAGAGCGGGAAAAAATCGAAAACTACTTTTTTATAAAAAATTTAAATAAAATCGCCATTTTAAAAAATCAACTAATTGATTTACAGATAATTACAAAACAACAAGTGTAAAAAAATTTAACGCTTATTGCGAGTTTTCAACGATAAGAATGGGCTTTCAATGCCGGTTTTAGCTATGATATTAC
This region of Mucilaginibacter yixingensis genomic DNA includes:
- a CDS encoding TonB-dependent receptor, with translation MRNKILQKCMLLFALLLMSGLTFAQTGSITGKVVDEHQQPLPGATVVLQGSTIGTTTDANGVFRISNVKRGTYNLVASFISYNSLTKSVTLSGATVAVDFDLQPASKALNEIVVIGYGTVRKTDLTGSVANVTAKDFNQGANTTPEQLIQGKVPGVSIISNSGAPGSGSTIRIRGGASISGSNNPLIVIDGVPIDNTRNPDGTSRISGVADPLSLINPNDIESFSILKDASAAAIYGNRASNGVIIITTKKGQSGKPVITFSAQASMSKLPKEASVLSASQFRSFVAAHDSSGFYTKFLGNANTDWQKEIYQTAYSTDDNVGVSGTTGILPYRVSVGFTDQNGILKTSSLQRNTANINLSPSLFDKHLKINFNASGAHVHQRFANESAISSAVFMNPTVPVYSGNSNYGGYWQWLDPNNSPTYLKLNTPKNPVGLLNQEDNRSDVYRLISNLQLDYRFHFLPDLHANVNFAYDGTRGQGHDNISDSSATNYRKSYLDSNKVYHGGKRSIYKQTSANKLFEGYLSYDKQIKSINSHINVIAGYSYQDVAVTVFNYPGYFYDGAQTPNSTPNYAYSLDENKLQSYYGRLIYSYADKYLLTATIRRDGSSKFDKSGRYGTFPSVALGWKISEEDFLKNNPVLSNLKLRVEYGVTGNQDGIGNYDYLADYTLSGKTGSYQLGNTYYQGYRPSPYYPGRTWEQTATANVGFDYGFLEDRITGSIDYFHRKTTHLLAVINQPAGTNFSNQITGNVGDMTNSGVEFSINGQVIKQQDLSWNVGFNVTYNRNKVTSLPGVSYPGIADGAISGGTGSKIETSFTGYPVHSFYVLQQVYNAAGQPIENLFVDRNGDGTINASDLYFYKSPDPKFYFGFSSDVNYKKWNAGFVARANLGNYAYNNIASNAGVVASMLQSVSGGFVNNGSTAVLKSNLTGNTSNDRLSDYYIENASFLRMDNVHIGYNVGKLFNGSADLKISANVNNVFLITKYSGVDPEIANGVDNNFYPRPRTFVLGLNLSVR